Proteins encoded in a region of the Zea mays cultivar B73 chromosome 4, Zm-B73-REFERENCE-NAM-5.0, whole genome shotgun sequence genome:
- the LOC103653197 gene encoding uncharacterized protein, which produces MLPALRPRRRLPVASLLRRLLSDSTPSSSGTGESDLMAAAAAKARAEAAARARVEAYKQVQNFDWSSGADWKTAANILFTVPPKRKEFGLDFHLVQLFFVCMPSLAVYLVAQYARREIKRMEGEAEEKRKKDEELEKQKQVEEESAKEDADSKLSKVLDRLDTLEGVVKEIVDDKRKLSSPDLPTKEEVAKKNEASPAKASDSRSYGQPVVAANSKDTNYASNAPANTAKPNNKGIGDKAFPVESES; this is translated from the exons ATGCTTCCGGCGCTGCGGCCTCGCCGCCGGCTCCCGGTGGCATCCCTCCTCCGCCGCCTCCTCTCCGACTCCACCCCCTCCTCCTCTGGCACTGGAGAGAGTGATCTGATGGCCGCGGCCGCAGCGAAGGCCCGGGCGGAGGCGGCAGCGCGGGCTCGGGTGGAGGCGTACAAGCAAGTCCAAAACTTCGACTGGAGCAGCGGCGCCGACTGGAAGACCGCCGCCAACATCCTCTTCACGGTGCCCCCTAAGCGCAAGGAGTTCGG GCTTGATTTCCACCTTGTGCAGCTCTTCTTTGTCTGCATGCCATCGCTAG CTGTCTATTTAGTGGCCCAATATGCACGGAGGGAGATCAAAAGGATGGAAGGG GAAGCAgaagagaaaaggaaaaaagaCGAGGAACTTGAGAAACAAAAACAGGTCGAGGAAGAATCTGCCAAGGAGGATGCTGATTCAAAGCTTTCGAAGGTATTAGACAGGCTAGATACACTAGAGGGTGTCGTTAAGGAGATTGTGGATGACAAAAGGAAACTTTCTTCCCCTGATTTACCGACCAAAGAGGAGGTTGCAAAGAAAAATGAAGCATCTCCGGCTAAGGCTTCTGATTCGAGAAGCTATGGTCAGCCAGTGGTGGCTGCCAATAGTAAGGACACCAACTATGCTTCAAATGCTCCAGCAAATACTGCAAAACCAAACAATAAGGGGATTGGTGATAAGGCATTTCCAGTTGAGTCCGAaagttga